From the genome of Lotus japonicus ecotype B-129 chromosome 6, LjGifu_v1.2, one region includes:
- the LOC130726813 gene encoding uncharacterized protein LOC130726813 translates to MESQKESSEKEQVEEEEQALVLKTTKVVEYLHPFMSLELLCKFPDNSAYDFDYSQSTIWSPLIPRPYTPMDFDLITPKKLSYDMGLGAKCSVKKVGSKLRKKFTATSVNLNIDFIKKKNKNKKIASDLSPTPPRIKGSCNPIIHKRWAKALKAASKQFKKWKVKRDPIAHVMLPKSLKDGDS, encoded by the exons ATGGAATCTCAGAAAGAATCATCAGAGAAAGAgcaagtagaagaagaagaacaggcaCTTGTGCTGAAAACTACAAAAGTTGTGGAGTATTTGCACCCATTCATGTCACTCGAGCTTCTCTGCAAGTTCCCAGATAACTCTGCCTATGACTTTGACTACTCTCAGAGTACAATCTGGTCCCCTCTGATTCCCAGACCCTACACTCCCATGGATTTCGATCTCATTACTCCAAAGAAGCTTTCCTATGACATGGGTTTGGGAGCAAAATGCAGTGTCAAGAAGGTGGGTTCTAAGCTCCGGAAGAAGTTCACTGCCACTTCCGTCAATCTCAACATTGATTTCATCAAGAAAAAGAATAAGAACAAGAAGATTGCTTCTGATTTGTCCCCAACACCTCCAAGGATTAAGGGCTCATGCAACCCCATCATCCACAAG CGATGGGCTAAGGCACTGAAAGCTGCTTCAAAACAGTTCAAGAAATGGAAGGTGAAGAGAGATCCCATTGCCCATGTGATGTTGCCAAAATCACTCAAAGATGGAGATTCTTAA
- the LOC130726913 gene encoding pistil-specific extensin-like protein codes for MDLRVYILRVSIIVLASTLFPLCDAAHHGRAIEGGHKFYRSSTMKSWRKLKSLSFFNKYTSFGYSDSDSYGSPSSLPLPTFNSLAPQPTPSSYGASSPNIPTVSNPSLPPYSLVPSPPHSQSPTKQGPSPPKSVPIPSPPQVYLPPMVYPPPPSPPGPHKKGPQSGVWCVAKPTVPDPIVQVAMDYACGSGADCKLVQPNGPCFQPNTVLAHASYAFNSYFQNTKNGGGTCDFGGTAMLVTVDPSNDKCKFMLN; via the exons ATGGATCTAAGAGTTTACATCCTCAGAGTCAGCATCATAGTGCTAGCTTCCACTCTTTTCCCTCTGTGTG ATGCTGCACATCATGGAAGAGCTATAGAGGGTGGTCACAAATTTTATAGAAGCTCAACAATGAAATCATGGAGGAAGCTAAAATCTTTAAGCTTTTTTAACAAGTACACATCATTTGGGTACTCAGATTCTGATTCATATGGCTCTCCTTCTTCTCTACCCCTACCAACTTTCAATTCACTAGCACCACAACCTACACCATCATCTTATGGTGCCTCTTCTCCAAACATACCCACAGTTAGCAACCCCTCTCTGCCACCCTATTCTCTTGTTCCAAGCCCACCACATAGCCAAAGCCCAACAAAACAAGGCCCAAGCCCACCTAAGAGTGTTCCAATTCCAAGCCCACCACAGGTGTACCTGCCACCTATGGTGTACCCACCTCCACCCTCCCCTCCTGGGCCCCATAAAAAGGGACCACAGAGTGGTGTTTGGTGTGTAGCAAAACCTACAGTTCCTGATCCAATAGTCCAGGTGGCCATGGATTATGCTTGTGGGTCTGGTGCAGATTGCAAATTAGTTCAGCCCAATGGGCCATGCTTTCAGCCCAACACTGTGTTGGCCCATGCTTCTTATGCTTTTAATAGCTATTTTCAGAACACCAAGAATGGTGGAGGCACTTGTGATTTTGGTGGTACTGCAATGCTCGTCACAGTTGATCCAA GCAATGACAAATGTAAATTCATGCTGAATTAG
- the LOC130722099 gene encoding 36.4 kDa proline-rich protein-like, whose protein sequence is MAKHSFAIVLILLLNLSTLLNIVLACPYCPYPAPSKPPKHPIVKPPVHKPPQHPPIVKPPVHKPPQHPPIVKPPVHKPPKYPPSHGPEPCPPPKPSPKPPHYPKPPVVKPPHVPKPPVVKPPHVPKPPIVKPPYVPKPPHVPKPPIVKPPYVPKPPVVKPPPYVPKPPVVSPPYVPKPPVVPVTPPYVPKPPVVPVTPPYVPKPPIVKPPIVYPPPYVPKPPIVKPPIVYPPPYVPTPPIVKPPIVYPPPYVPLPPVVPSPPIVTPPTPTPPIVTPPTPTPPVVTPPSPPTETPCPPPPPVVPSPPPAQPTCPIDTLKLGACVDLLGGLIHIGIGGSAKQTCCPVLAGLVDLDAAVCLCTTIRAKLLNINIIIPIALQLLLDCGKTPPDGFKCAAT, encoded by the coding sequence ATGGCAAAACATTCTTTTGCCATTGTTTTGATTCTTCTCTTGAACTTGAGCACCTTGCTCAATATTGTTCTTGCTTGTCCTTATTGTCCCTACCCTGCTCCTTCTAAGCCTCCAAAGCACCCTATTGTGAAGCCTCCGGTTCACAAACCGCCACAACACCCTCCAATAGTGAAGCCCCCTGTTCATAAACCGCCACAACATCCTCCTATAGTGAAGCCACCAGTTCATAAACCACCAAAGTACCCTCCATCTCATGGCCCGGAACCATGTCCACCACCCAAGCCATCACCAAAACCACCTCACTATCCCAAGCCTCCAGTGGTTAAACCACCTCATGTGCCAAAACCACCAGTTGTGAAACCACCCCATGTTCCAAAACCACCAATTGTGAAACCACCTTATGTGCCAAAACCACCCCATGTTCCCAAACCACCAATTGTGAAACCTCCTTATGTGCCTAAACCACCAGTTGTGAAACCACCACCTTATGTTCCTAAGCCACCAGTTGTTTCTCCACCTTATGTGCCAAAACCACCTGTTGTACCAGTTACACCGCCATATGTGCCTAAGCCACCGGTTGTACCGGTGACACCACCTTATGTGCCAAAACCACCCATTGTGAAACCACCCATTGTTTACCCTCCACCTTATGTTCCAAAACCTCCTATTGTGAAACCACCAATTGTTTACCCTCCACCTTATGTTCCAACACCTCCTATTGTGAAACCACCAATTGTTTACCCTCCACCTTATGTTCCACTACCCCCAGTTGTACCATCACCACCTATTGTTACACCACCTACACCAACCCCACCGATTGTTACACCACCTACACCAACACCTCCCGTGGTTACACCACCAAGCCCTCCTACGGAAACCCCGTGTCCACCACCACCTCCGGTGGTGCCGTCTCCTCCACCGGCGCAGCCGACATGCCCTATTGACACCTTGAAACTGGGTGCGTGTGTGGATCTTTTGGGAGGTCTTATACACATTGGGATTGGAGGGAGTGCCAAACAGACTTGTTGTCCAGTGCTTGCAGGGCTTGTGGACTTGGATGCTGCGGTGTGCCTCTGCACCACCATTAGGGCTAAGCTTCTTAACATCAATATCATCATCCCCATTGCTCTGCAGCTTCTTCTTGACTGTGGCAAGACTCCCCCGGATGGGTTTAAGTGTGCCGCAacttaa